A single genomic interval of Bradyrhizobium sp. sBnM-33 harbors:
- a CDS encoding FAD binding domain-containing protein: MTLTAMTATQAAEFRAAGTDLSERRRSGVSSGPLIDISAAPDMIGMHWGTDGSLRLGAFTTIAAIAADARLAAAYPGIAASAQGLATPQVRHLATLGGNLAQRSRCWYYRNPHIACLKKGGPDCPARSGNHLYHVAFDLGPCVAPHPSTMAAALLAYDAKVTTDRRSSLTIGDLLGDGSNGAADNALQPGEIIKSVTLPSPLQDERALYKRAISRTRAEWPLVEVCARALVKDGTFQFIRLASGGIAPVPLRLAAAEAALQGKAAFASAIAEAAQQASSGAKPLPMTGYKLDLLTGVVQDLLERLAR; this comes from the coding sequence ATGACACTGACAGCCATGACCGCCACACAAGCAGCCGAATTCCGCGCCGCCGGCACCGACCTCTCCGAGCGGCGCCGCAGCGGCGTCTCATCGGGGCCGCTGATCGATATATCAGCCGCACCCGACATGATCGGGATGCATTGGGGCACTGATGGCTCTCTGCGCCTCGGCGCCTTCACCACCATTGCCGCCATCGCTGCCGATGCACGCCTCGCGGCGGCCTATCCGGGCATCGCCGCTTCTGCGCAAGGCTTGGCGACGCCGCAGGTCCGTCATCTCGCGACCCTCGGCGGCAATCTCGCGCAACGTTCGCGCTGCTGGTATTATCGAAATCCGCACATCGCCTGTCTGAAGAAGGGCGGACCAGATTGCCCCGCGCGGTCCGGCAATCATCTCTACCACGTCGCGTTCGACCTCGGCCCCTGCGTGGCACCGCATCCCTCGACGATGGCGGCAGCGCTGCTGGCCTACGACGCGAAAGTAACGACCGACCGCAGGAGTTCGCTGACGATAGGCGATCTCCTCGGCGACGGCTCCAACGGTGCAGCCGACAACGCGCTGCAGCCGGGCGAGATCATCAAGAGCGTCACACTTCCCTCACCGCTGCAAGACGAGCGTGCGCTCTACAAGCGCGCGATCAGCCGCACCCGTGCCGAATGGCCGCTGGTCGAAGTCTGCGCCCGCGCCCTGGTGAAGGACGGCACGTTCCAGTTCATCCGCCTCGCCTCTGGCGGCATCGCCCCGGTGCCGCTGCGGCTGGCGGCTGCGGAAGCGGCGTTGCAGGGGAAGGCAGCATTCGCATCCGCCATTGCCGAGGCTGCGCAGCAGGCGAGTTCCGGTGCAAAGCCGCTGCCAATGACGGGCTATAAGCTCGATCTCTTAACGGGCGTCGTGCAGGACTTGCTGGAGCGGCTGGCGCGGTAG
- a CDS encoding type II toxin-antitoxin system VapB family antitoxin — MHLNIKNDEAHKLATELAQLTGENLTSAVTVALRERLARERRRRNTDNVAARLMKIGSRYAALPDNGRSPEEILGYDENGLPT; from the coding sequence ATGCACCTGAATATCAAGAATGATGAAGCACATAAGTTGGCAACCGAATTGGCCCAGCTCACTGGCGAGAACCTGACATCGGCGGTAACCGTGGCGCTGCGCGAACGTCTGGCTCGCGAGCGCCGACGACGCAACACCGACAATGTCGCTGCAAGGCTGATGAAGATAGGCAGCCGATATGCAGCCTTACCCGACAACGGACGAAGTCCTGAAGAGATTCTTGGATACGACGAAAACGGCCTGCCAACGTGA
- a CDS encoding type II toxin-antitoxin system VapC family toxin, with product MIVIDSSAIVAIFRQEDDAAHYAQLIATDDDPIMSTANVVETSIVLRGLKKVAPDKAERWLDDFIEAAGIRIESVTQEIARVARSAHVRFGKGTGHAAALNYGDCFSYALAKEMNVPLLCKGNDFRLTDIRIV from the coding sequence GTGATCGTAATCGATAGTTCGGCAATCGTTGCGATTTTCCGCCAGGAAGATGATGCTGCGCACTATGCCCAGCTCATCGCCACCGACGATGATCCAATCATGTCGACCGCCAACGTCGTCGAGACTTCGATCGTCCTGCGCGGGTTGAAGAAGGTCGCTCCGGACAAAGCGGAGCGATGGCTGGATGACTTCATTGAAGCGGCGGGAATCCGGATCGAGTCGGTAACGCAGGAAATAGCGCGTGTGGCCCGATCAGCCCACGTACGATTCGGAAAAGGCACCGGCCATGCTGCAGCATTGAACTACGGAGACTGCTTCTCATACGCCTTGGCAAAGGAAATGAACGTTCCCTTGCTTTGCAAGGGAAACGATTTTCGACTGACTGATATTCGTATCGTCTAG
- a CDS encoding extensin family protein: MTRGVRLYLVGSFVLVSLAGCGRGFFQSAEREPWRTEAEVACLKSGAVKESPELVRIDPISGPGVCGAEYPLKVAALGENIASFGFADESLRPPGNIGNQPRWPIARAPAAAPPEGNYSGNSSGNYPGSHSGNYPNPAPRQPNYAAPSNGPISLSAPGVASQHDDIDLPSEGAPTSHGGGYAAPPSYPPRDRYTAPSSAPYSPPSYSPSPAAPRLGPAQGNSVSAFGQVSMKPAATLACPIVSALDRWLADSVQPAAMRWFGVRVVEIKQISAYSCRGMNGNPHAHISEHAFGNALDIAAFTLADGRRITVRSGWRGVPEEQGFLRDVHAAACQQFNTVLAPGSNSHHEDHIHVDLMRRPSRRTICQPAAVPGEQVAARAGQRNNPYASRDPYSTGSLGAKKSISRWFRGNSKVNEEDEFEDH; the protein is encoded by the coding sequence ATGACGCGCGGAGTTCGTTTGTATCTCGTCGGCTCCTTCGTCCTCGTCTCGCTAGCGGGTTGTGGCCGCGGATTTTTTCAGTCCGCCGAGCGCGAACCGTGGCGTACCGAGGCTGAAGTTGCTTGCCTGAAGTCCGGCGCGGTCAAGGAGAGCCCGGAATTGGTCCGGATCGATCCGATCTCCGGTCCCGGCGTGTGCGGCGCGGAATATCCGCTGAAAGTGGCGGCGCTCGGCGAAAACATCGCCTCTTTCGGCTTTGCCGACGAAAGCCTGCGGCCGCCCGGCAATATCGGCAATCAGCCGCGCTGGCCGATCGCGCGCGCCCCGGCGGCGGCTCCGCCCGAAGGGAACTATTCTGGGAACTCTTCAGGAAACTATCCTGGGAGCCATTCAGGAAACTATCCGAATCCGGCGCCGCGCCAGCCGAACTATGCCGCGCCGTCGAACGGTCCGATCTCGCTCTCCGCGCCGGGTGTCGCCTCGCAGCACGATGACATCGATCTGCCGTCCGAAGGCGCGCCGACATCGCACGGCGGCGGTTATGCGGCGCCACCATCCTATCCGCCGCGCGATCGTTATACCGCGCCGTCTTCTGCGCCCTATTCGCCGCCATCCTATTCGCCATCGCCGGCCGCGCCGCGGCTCGGTCCCGCGCAAGGCAATTCCGTCAGCGCCTTCGGGCAGGTCTCGATGAAACCTGCCGCGACGCTGGCATGTCCGATCGTCTCCGCGCTCGACCGCTGGCTCGCCGATTCCGTGCAGCCGGCGGCGATGCGCTGGTTCGGCGTGCGCGTCGTCGAGATCAAGCAGATCTCCGCCTATTCCTGCCGCGGCATGAATGGCAATCCGCACGCGCATATTTCCGAGCACGCCTTCGGCAACGCGCTCGACATCGCAGCCTTCACGCTCGCCGACGGCAGGCGCATCACGGTCAGGAGCGGTTGGCGCGGCGTGCCGGAAGAGCAGGGCTTTCTGCGCGATGTGCACGCAGCCGCCTGCCAGCAGTTCAACACCGTGCTGGCGCCGGGCTCCAACTCCCATCATGAGGATCACATCCACGTCGACCTGATGCGCCGCCCGTCCCGCCGCACCATCTGTCAGCCCGCCGCGGTACCGGGCGAGCAGGTCGCCGCGCGTGCCGGGCAGCGCAACAACCCGTATGCCTCACGCGATCCTTATTCGACGGGATCGCTCGGAGCCAAGAAATCGATATCGCGCTGGTTCAGGGGCAACAGCAAGGTCAACGAGGAAGACGAGTTCGAGGATCATTGA
- a CDS encoding DUF2147 domain-containing protein, with protein sequence MKQLCFLAVLMLLGSSAHAGISFKITGHRVHIESSRHCRSTSCASTSVSRSLNWRHKRDRHDDDRDGAMLAKPAPQTVSPPAPPAPPPKTITAAPPPALYTPAASMTQIVTAPPSPPAPAPAPPPAQQVSIPLPPPPPPAKPVETVQPARQVERVSHQAEEEPSDSPIGDWQTEGKGRVRIAKCGNALCGYALTSSSNEKGEAILINMKLKTERQWAGGVYSQDSGATYYGTISMKGINTLRVEACVLLRFYCSGNNWSRITRRADSLVMMSAEPRS encoded by the coding sequence ATGAAACAGCTTTGTTTTCTCGCCGTGCTGATGCTGCTTGGTTCTTCGGCCCATGCCGGCATTTCATTCAAGATCACCGGCCATCGGGTGCACATCGAATCCTCCAGGCATTGCCGTTCGACGTCCTGTGCCTCGACGTCGGTCTCCAGAAGCCTCAACTGGCGCCACAAACGCGACCGCCATGACGATGATCGCGATGGAGCCATGTTGGCGAAGCCTGCACCACAGACGGTTTCGCCGCCCGCGCCGCCAGCGCCGCCGCCCAAGACCATCACCGCCGCGCCGCCGCCGGCCCTCTACACCCCGGCGGCATCGATGACGCAAATCGTCACGGCGCCACCGTCTCCGCCAGCTCCGGCGCCTGCGCCCCCGCCGGCCCAGCAGGTCTCGATTCCACTGCCGCCACCGCCACCGCCCGCGAAACCGGTCGAAACTGTGCAGCCTGCGCGACAGGTTGAACGCGTCTCGCATCAGGCCGAGGAAGAGCCATCGGATTCGCCGATCGGCGACTGGCAGACCGAAGGCAAGGGAAGGGTGCGGATCGCAAAATGCGGCAACGCGCTGTGCGGCTATGCGCTCACTTCATCGTCGAACGAGAAGGGTGAGGCGATTCTGATCAACATGAAGCTGAAGACGGAAAGGCAGTGGGCCGGCGGCGTCTACAGCCAGGACAGCGGCGCGACGTATTATGGCACGATATCGATGAAGGGGATCAACACGCTTCGCGTCGAGGCCTGCGTGCTTCTCCGCTTCTATTGCTCTGGCAACAATTGGAGCCGTATCACGCGCCGCGCCGACAGCCTAGTGATGATGTCCGCCGAGCCGCGCTCATGA
- a CDS encoding DUF2147 domain-containing protein, protein MKKLYILAALLMATTSAHAGGITLQINGERIRVESPRNCNAISCIKITAPGYNGTLGNIDLKGLGSKSKDDDVADTAPAKPSAPASAPVQVAAPQPAAPTATTATPAPAQTTVAAATPAQTEVAPPAPPPPPAPVAAAPAPQPVTAAAAAPAADPNSPIGVWATEENKGNVRIEQCGANLCGYSVNTGERILINMKPQGSKWIGRIHDPDSGRNYDSTIALKGTGSLRVQGCAFGGMFCGGQTWKRVS, encoded by the coding sequence ATGAAGAAGCTGTACATCCTCGCCGCATTGTTGATGGCCACCACCTCGGCACATGCGGGCGGCATTACCCTCCAGATCAACGGCGAGCGCATTCGTGTCGAATCGCCGCGCAACTGCAACGCCATCTCCTGCATCAAGATCACCGCGCCCGGCTATAACGGCACGCTCGGCAATATCGACCTCAAAGGGCTGGGCTCCAAGAGCAAGGACGACGACGTCGCCGACACCGCACCGGCGAAACCGTCTGCTCCCGCTTCCGCCCCGGTCCAGGTCGCCGCGCCGCAGCCTGCGGCTCCCACGGCAACAACCGCAACGCCTGCACCCGCTCAAACTACCGTCGCGGCCGCAACACCGGCACAAACCGAAGTCGCACCGCCCGCTCCGCCTCCGCCGCCCGCCCCGGTCGCCGCTGCACCTGCACCGCAGCCGGTGACGGCCGCAGCCGCAGCGCCCGCTGCCGATCCGAATTCGCCGATCGGCGTCTGGGCGACGGAAGAGAACAAGGGCAATGTGCGCATCGAGCAATGCGGCGCCAACCTGTGCGGCTATTCCGTCAACACCGGGGAAAGGATCCTGATCAACATGAAGCCGCAGGGCAGCAAATGGATCGGCCGGATCCATGATCCCGACAGCGGCCGCAACTACGACTCGACGATCGCGCTGAAGGGCACCGGTTCACTGCGCGTCCAGGGCTGCGCCTTCGGCGGCATGTTCTGCGGCGGCCAGACCTGGAAGCGCGTGAGCTGA
- a CDS encoding NUDIX hydrolase: protein MARAPVMAAGGIVLRQAEPPLVAVVRLRKRNEWVLPKGKLDDGETPRAAAEREVMEETGHDVAVHEFLGTLAYESRGGAKVVHYWRMEAGDLPTREPMRDVKAVDWLPLAEAVERLSRDYERAFLENVGPIALAAANGGEGVALPVAVQPVEVPKAGRVGFLQNLLRLFR from the coding sequence ATGGCGAGAGCGCCTGTCATGGCGGCAGGAGGCATTGTGCTGCGGCAGGCGGAGCCGCCGCTGGTCGCTGTGGTGCGCCTGCGCAAGCGCAATGAATGGGTCTTGCCGAAGGGCAAACTTGACGACGGCGAGACGCCGCGCGCCGCCGCCGAGCGCGAGGTGATGGAAGAAACCGGGCACGACGTTGCCGTGCACGAATTCCTGGGCACGCTAGCTTATGAATCTCGCGGCGGCGCCAAGGTGGTGCATTACTGGCGCATGGAGGCGGGTGATCTGCCCACGCGCGAACCGATGCGCGACGTGAAGGCGGTGGACTGGCTGCCGCTCGCCGAAGCCGTCGAACGGCTGTCGCGCGACTACGAGCGCGCGTTCCTGGAGAATGTCGGGCCGATCGCGCTGGCGGCGGCGAATGGTGGGGAAGGCGTGGCGTTGCCGGTAGCGGTGCAGCCTGTTGAAGTGCCCAAGGCTGGGCGCGTAGGCTTTCTTCAAAACCTGCTTCGACTATTCCGCTAA